DNA sequence from the Nitrospirota bacterium genome:
TTTCGAGGCCGTAGTGCTTGAGGCAGGTGCCGCAGGTGAATATCTCGACCCCCGTCTTCTCGATCTCTTTCAGAAGGGGAACGATCTCCTCGTCGGTCGTGGTGAGCCTCACCGCGGCATTGAGGAAAAATATGGTGTGAGGGACCTCTTTCGTCACCCGCATGGTATCGAAGAACCCTTTCATGAGGACCTTTCCGAGGTCCTCGTCTTTGCCCATCACATCAGACCCGATGATGAGGAGAACGTCCTTTTCCGGCTCGACGTATTCTCCGGGAGCGGGCGCAGCCTGTGTCGCCGGCCCTGCACCGCCCGCCGCTACTTCGCAGGGGTATCCTTTCACGATCTTCACCTTCCAATAACCGTCTTCCTGTATCGACTCCGCGTAAAAGCCGCCCTTCGCGGCAAACCTGGTGAGATTCTTGACCGATGCCTCGTTATCGGTGAGGACATCGACAACGCCTTCGTCTATTGTTGCCAAAGCTTCCTCCGCCATGATGACCGGCTTCGGGCAGCCGAGGCCTCGTGCGTCGACGACCATAGTGTCCTCCTCATTGGATTAGTGCGGTTGCAAGGGAAGCAGATATCACAAAATAACTTTTCGGAAGAGGTGGTTTCCAATAGTTTGTTCCGATGCGCGACAGTCCAATGATAGGTTATCCCTATGCGAGAGCGAGCGGCCGGGTACGAGAGCGCTATCCGAAAATGTCCATCCCGATCTTCACGGCGGTGCCGATGATGATGACGGCGAGCAGCCGGTTCAGAAAGCGGGTATCTGTTTTCCTGCCGATAGCGCCGCCGAAGCGCGCAGCCGGAACAGCTCCCAGCAGGAGGGCAAGGGCCATATGAAAGGGAACCTGGCCGGTGGCGATCTTCCCTGCCAGGCCTGCCGAGGATGAAAAGAGCCCGATCGCGAGCGTGCTCCCGAAGGCTACCCTGAGAGGAACCTTCAGTACGTAGAGGAGGAGGGGGATTATGATGAACGCGCCCCCCTGGCCCACCAGGCCGGTCAGAAACCCGATGCCAACGCCCATAACGACCGCCGTCGGTTTATGGAAGCGGACAGCCTCTTCGGTAAGGTCGTCCCGCGCATAGCTGCGCGGTATGAGCATCACTATCGAGGCGGCGAGGGCGAGGATGCCGAAGATGGACAGCAAGAGCGTATCCGGCACTGCTGCGGAAACGAGAGAGCCGGCGAGCGACGAAAGAAAGAGAGAGAGCCCGAGGGTGACGACGAGCGGCTTGTGCACCAGACGGTGTTTATGATAGTAGAGCATGGCGGCGAGGGCCGCGAAGAAGCCCTGTATCATCGTGAGGCCGGTGATGCTCTTTACGCCTATCGGGTCGAATCCGAGGAGGGGAGGCACGTAGAGGAGCAGCGGGAACATGAGAATGCCCCCGCCTATCCCGAGCAGTCCTGAAAAGAAGCCGACGAGCGCGCCGGCAAGCACGAGGAACAGGTACAAGGCAGCCGGCATCTATTCCTCTACGATGATGCGCCTGTCGCTTTCGATCCCGGCATCGAGGATATCCCCGATATGCGCCGCCAGGATGCCCTCTCGTTGCAAACCGTCGACCAGCGCCTCTCTCCTCTCCCGGGGGACAAAGATGAGAAGGCCTCCCGAGGTCTGCGCATCGTTCATGAGGGCCTGTACAAAACCCGGAATCCCCGACGCCCACTGGACGGACGGCGCATATGTCTTCATATTGCCGCGTGTGCCCCCCGGGATGATGTCCTGCTCGGCCAGCCTCAATGCGTCGCTGAAAAAGGGTATCCGGCTTGCATGGAGCTTTGCTTTGCATTTGCTTGCCGTGAGCACTTCGTTCAGGTGACCTATCAGGCCGAAGCCGGTGATATCCGTTGCAGTGCTCACTCCCACTTCGAGCATGATCTCGCTCGCCTTCTTGTTGAGCGCTGCCATCGATGCGGTGAACTCTTCGACGGTCGCAGCGCTGCACCTGCCGGCTTTCACTCCCGTAGAGATAACGCCGGTGCCGATCTTCTTGGTGAGGATGAGGGCATCTCCGGGGCGGGCCTTGGTATTGTCGAGGATCCTGTCGGGATGGATGAGCCCCATCACCGTGTAGCCGAACTTCGGCTCCTTGTCTCTGATGGTGTGGCCTCCGATGATGGATACCCCGGCCTCGGCCATCTTGTCGATGCCGCCCTGCATGATCTTCCTCAGGGAGGGGAAGAATTCGGGCTGGCTCGGCAGCATCGCGACATTCAGCGCAACGACGGCCCGTCCTCCCATGGCCCAGACATCCGAAAGCGAATTCGCTGCGGAGATCGCGCCGTACCAATAAGGGTCATCGACAATAGGGGTGAAAAAGTCGGTGGTGAGGACCACTGCAATTTCGTCGGTGATCCGGTACACTCCGGCGTCATCCGCATTCGCCGAACCGACCAGCACATTCCTATCCGTGATTGCAGGCAGCTGCCCCAGCACCTGGGACAGGTCCGAAGGACTGAATTTCGCTGCTCAGCCGGCGCAGCTCGAAAGCTCGGTCAGTTTGATGTCCATCGTTATCCTCCTCTGTTGTTATCGTTTCCTTTCGCCCGGGTATTTCCCCTTCTTCGTTACCGGGCAGCACGCCGGAGCTGGCAGTTCCTCGAGATAATCTTTTTTAAGCACCTCGATGATATCGGGAATGATGGGGTCCCTCAGAAAGTAACATCTGAGCCTTCCATCGACGTAGTAGTCGATAGTCCCGTATCTCCGCAGGAGCGAGAGGTGCTGGGAGATGTTGGGCTGGCTGATCTCGAGAAACTCCTCGAAATCGCTGACGCACTTTACGCCCTTCGTCAGCTCTTCGAGTATATGTATGCGGGCAGGGTGAGCGATGATTTTCAGGAGCTCGATCTTTTTCCCGATGGACCGCATTCATTTCCCTCCGTGAGAAAGTATGCATATATAATAATATTTGCATATAAAATGTCAAGGGTAAATACAAGCTTCAAATGAGGCGAATCACGGTGCTATAGCTACCAGCTATGCTTTAGAAACCATTAATAGCTATTAACAATTGGACCGTAAAAGGGAAAATGCATTATTCAATAAGAGCGATACCATTCTCTTGTGATCTGCACGGCCTCGATTGCGGTCTTTCCAATACCTTTCCGCAAGACCGTCATTTCTTAAGCTCTTCAAATCCAGCCTCTTTCCATTCGGCAAAGAGCGTCTGATAGATCTGTTTGTAATCCATCTTTATGAGCTTTCTGTACGCCATATAACTCCGGCTGCCGGTATTGCAGTAGACGATGATCTTTTTCTCTTTGGGAAGTATGTCCTGTGCCGACGCAAAACGCTCCGCAGGAATGTTGATCGCGCCGGGGATACGGCCCTCCTTGTACTCCGAAGCATCTCTGACATCGACAAGAACGTAATCATTCTTGTTCTCATCGATCAATGCCTTCATGTCCGCCGGCTTCAGCTTTGTCGTTTCGATCTTCCTGCCGTATTCCGCCCCGGCGACGATGGGGAGGTTCTTTTCTTCCCAGACCGGGAAGCCCTCATTGTAAATGACTATATTCGTGTAGCCGAGTGCTTCAGCTTTTTTAGCCGTCCTTTTGCTCTTGCCGCACTTCACCCCGTTGCAATAAAAGACCAGCTGAGCATTTTTGTCAGCGGGGAGGAGCGAAGTCAGACTTTCGAAGCTCTTTTCGGGGATATTGATCGCAGTGATGATATGCGCTTCCTGATATTCCTCTTCGGTCCGCGCATCGATAAGGGTGAATGCCTTTTTCTCATCGATCAACGCCTTCAGCTGTTCCGAGGTAATGGTTTGATAAGTGCTATCGGCAGCGAGAGACAATCCCGCCGGTATCGTGCAGAGGAGCACAAGAGAGATGATGAGAACTTTTGTACGGAACGTCATTTTCGCTTCGAGCATATGCCCTCCTTTAGAGTTCCCTGAACGTAATCGTATAGCCTAGATTGAAGCCGAACAGGTCCTCGTTCAGCGGTTTTCCATCGGCCTCTGCATAGGGATACATGAAATAGTTGAGTTTGTCGCCCTTTTGAGCCGGATTGAGGATGAGGTCTCTACCAGTCTGATAGCCTATCCTGCTTTCGTCGAGGCCGCCGAAATAGTACTCGACGAGATCTTTTCCTTCTTTTACGTCGGTTATTTTTCTTTCAAGCATCGCCTTTCTCACATCGGAAGGATCGACCGGGACCCAGCCGTAGCCCGGCATATAGAACTCGGCCCAGCAATGCTGATTCCTGGTCATATCACCCTCTCTTCCTTTCGGCATGCGAATGCCGGAAATCTCGCGCGACGGTACGCTAACGCTCCGTGCAAGAGCAACATAGACGGAATGGATGTCGCCGCATTTGCCGCCCAGCGATACAAGGAGCTTCTCGACTTCGCCGTAGCCGCAGCCTTTAATATTGGGATCGCGGTGCATGTTGTTGACGATCCAGTCATAAATGGCTCTCGACTTTGCAAGATTCGTCTTTTTCCCTTTTGTTATTTTTTCCGCCAGCTCTTTGACCTTTCCGCTCGTAGGGCCAAGGCTTGTCGGCTTGAGGTACTGGGCAAACTCTTCTTTGGAGAACAGCAGCTCTTTTTTAGGGAAATCTTTTTTGAGCGCTTCTTTCCGCTTTACTTTGATAGTGTATGTCAGTGTCCGCTCTTTTGAAGGGGTGTT
Encoded proteins:
- a CDS encoding rhodanese-like domain-containing protein, whose translation is MLEAKMTFRTKVLIISLVLLCTIPAGLSLAADSTYQTITSEQLKALIDEKKAFTLIDARTEEEYQEAHIITAINIPEKSFESLTSLLPADKNAQLVFYCNGVKCGKSKRTAKKAEALGYTNIVIYNEGFPVWEEKNLPIVAGAEYGRKIETTKLKPADMKALIDENKNDYVLVDVRDASEYKEGRIPGAINIPAERFASAQDILPKEKKIIVYCNTGSRSYMAYRKLIKMDYKQIYQTLFAEWKEAGFEELKK
- the selD gene encoding selenide, water dikinase SelD — encoded protein: MDIKLTELSSCAGUAAKFSPSDLSQVLGQLPAITDRNVLVGSANADDAGVYRITDEIAVVLTTDFFTPIVDDPYWYGAISAANSLSDVWAMGGRAVVALNVAMLPSQPEFFPSLRKIMQGGIDKMAEAGVSIIGGHTIRDKEPKFGYTVMGLIHPDRILDNTKARPGDALILTKKIGTGVISTGVKAGRCSAATVEEFTASMAALNKKASEIMLEVGVSTATDITGFGLIGHLNEVLTASKCKAKLHASRIPFFSDALRLAEQDIIPGGTRGNMKTYAPSVQWASGIPGFVQALMNDAQTSGGLLIFVPRERREALVDGLQREGILAAHIGDILDAGIESDRRIIVEE
- a CDS encoding metalloregulator ArsR/SmtB family transcription factor: MRSIGKKIELLKIIAHPARIHILEELTKGVKCVSDFEEFLEISQPNISQHLSLLRRYGTIDYYVDGRLRCYFLRDPIIPDIIEVLKKDYLEELPAPACCPVTKKGKYPGERKR
- a CDS encoding sulfite exporter TauE/SafE family protein, which codes for MPAALYLFLVLAGALVGFFSGLLGIGGGILMFPLLLYVPPLLGFDPIGVKSITGLTMIQGFFAALAAMLYYHKHRLVHKPLVVTLGLSLFLSSLAGSLVSAAVPDTLLLSIFGILALAASIVMLIPRSYARDDLTEEAVRFHKPTAVVMGVGIGFLTGLVGQGGAFIIIPLLLYVLKVPLRVAFGSTLAIGLFSSSAGLAGKIATGQVPFHMALALLLGAVPAARFGGAIGRKTDTRFLNRLLAVIIIGTAVKIGMDIFG
- a CDS encoding transglutaminase domain-containing protein, whose translation is MRVLYWAVLVALVVSLPGLCIAKERTGEVTIQFNLNAPADAKEVRLWVPYPVSDENQTVEDIKVTGNFAHSGVYREGEYGNMALYAEWNTPSKERTLTYTIKVKRKEALKKDFPKKELLFSKEEFAQYLKPTSLGPTSGKVKELAEKITKGKKTNLAKSRAIYDWIVNNMHRDPNIKGCGYGEVEKLLVSLGGKCGDIHSVYVALARSVSVPSREISGIRMPKGREGDMTRNQHCWAEFYMPGYGWVPVDPSDVRKAMLERKITDVKEGKDLVEYYFGGLDESRIGYQTGRDLILNPAQKGDKLNYFMYPYAEADGKPLNEDLFGFNLGYTITFREL
- the yedF gene encoding sulfurtransferase-like selenium metabolism protein YedF gives rise to the protein MVVDARGLGCPKPVIMAEEALATIDEGVVDVLTDNEASVKNLTRFAAKGGFYAESIQEDGYWKVKIVKGYPCEVAAGGAGPATQAAPAPGEYVEPEKDVLLIIGSDVMGKDEDLGKVLMKGFFDTMRVTKEVPHTIFFLNAAVRLTTTDEEIVPLLKEIEKTGVEIFTCGTCLKHYGLERELKVGYRGTTNHIVEGIKDFRRTVWIG